tttaaaaaaaatccacgcggatgaagtcgcgggcattagctagtaattaataaactacTTAGAAATTTCACATAGCTTGCatttgtaatagtaatttaATTGATAATTGAAACATATTTAAAACTTCAGATCATCAGACAAAAGTCAAACAatgttatgtaaaaaagtgaagAAAAAATACGCTAGTTTGTGTAACGTAAATAATAACACATGTTGCACAaactacatttaaaaaatagcgGGTTAACGTAAACAATACAATGAAACATGATTACTTTTTAGGAGAACTTTCGCCTGTATCCCTTTGTGGGACACAAACTCTCTCGAAAAGTTCACTGAATTTATCCCTATCTAGACAGTAGCCATTTAAAACGCTGTCATCTGCATAAGCTTTGTTGCCTACTATAACACTTCCGACTTTATTATCTCTGATTATGGTCGGTAATTCATTGTCACAACTCTGATTGGCCCTGGCTTGATTACGCACAGTTTTAGTGGATAATTGGCCGCCGAATGTAGCTTGTGTTATATTACAATGCAAACCTTCATTGCGAACACCGCAAACAGTTTGTATTATCGATTCTAACGCCATTTGGTCCTGAATTCTGCGTTGAACAGCCGTCGCTTGTACATTAGCAACAATGTCCTTGTATTTGCCTTCTAACTTATCCAATGCAATCGCTAATTCTGTTTGATGTTCATCAGCCGTTTCATTTAGAACCTGAGCTCTTTGTTTCATTAGCTGCAGTTGCAACGAACACTCCGTCAAGTGTTTTTCCTTttgcaaatttgataatttCAATTCATAAGCTTTTGCAAATTTTATTTTCGCCTTCGCCATTTTATTCAGACGCTTTTCCAATTCTTCAGCCTTGTGTGTTTTGCTTTTTggactaaaattattattggaaCTATCTAAAAACTTACTAAACATAAGGAATTGATTACTTTTGAGTTCCTCTGCGTAGtttcttaaattattaatttcagtttccataaatttaattgttttgtcCTTCTCTGCTACTGCAGTTTCTGCCGTAGCGGTTAAATTTTCTATTTCTTTCACGTGCTTGCTTTGAATATCTTCGACAAATCGTTTATGGCACTGTTTTAGTTCTTCTACTTTTTTCTCGTAAGAAGCTTTTGTTTCTTCTCGTACAGAAGCTTTGACTTGTATTATTTCTAATCTGTGTTGAGCAAGTAAATCATCGATTTCATGTTTTTTCATCTCGTTAAAGTTATCAAGCTTTTCTTGTAAATTACTTATTGCTTCTATCAGAGAGTTTCGTGAATCTTGAACTTCTTGGAGTTTagattttaagcaatttaaattGGTGGTACTATCTTGAGAACGAATGTTAACACTTGTGGAATTATCAACTTTGATGATACTATCCTGAGACTTTTCATTGTATTCCTGTCGTAGTCTAGAGTTTTCTCTCAAAGTGATTAGCTCATTATGCAACATTAAGTTCTGCATTTTTATTTCCCTTAATTTCATTATGAGTTTGTTTGCTCTGTACTCATACTGGTTATCATTGTAGTAGGTATCGTTGTAAATATCTATATTTGGAATATTTGGCAAAATAACTGGACCATTATAACACATAACAGTTTCTTCTCTCCCTTCTGGTTGTAAATTACTTCTCCAATCATCAGGACTCTTCTGTTCACAGTGGCAATCCTTGCTCTGATCAGTTTCATAAAGTTCACTACTTTGAGATATTTCtgtggcagctttattacttttattgaaAAGAACTTTTGTTTTAGTGCTATTTAAATCTAGAGCGAGATATTCAACTTCTGAAGATTCGTTAACAGAGTCATCAGTATTCGTACCTTCCTGTAAAGGAGTCAGTTCTTCAGATGTAGGACTTTGTAAGAATGGCTCTTCAAGGATGCCTCTGGCTAACTGATAGCacatagaaaaaatatatttgttgcGGAAtgctttttctttttgtttgcaATTGGAAAGTCTCTGGATCCATGCGTTGCAAATTTCGATAACATCCTGATCAAGCAGTTGTCCTAAATGAGGTCGCATGATTTCTAAGTAGCGTTTGTACTCTGAGTCCAGGATTTTCTCTTCATTTTCATCCAtgggtaaatttttatttacaaaaatcttgaattttgtTATTCTTATAAATCACCGATGTTATAAATTGGTTAAGAAATGCCAGTGATATTTGTCACCAACAAGtctgtttaatattttttcgtcGTTTGAGAGACAGAAGAGAATTTAATACAGCTACTTACTTTACTTCGTTCTCGCGgaactaagttttttttaatatcccgCGGGAGTTCttaaattttccgagataaaatatatgggatactagctgatgcccgcgacttcatccgcgtgaaattaggtttttaaaaatcccgtaagaactttttaattttttgggatataaagtagcctatgtcactctccaggtctttatctatatccctgcataaaatcacgtcaatccgttacaccgttgcgacgtaattgaaggacaaaccaacaaaccaacaaacaaacacattttcacatttataataagggtactgattttttacTTCTGTATCTTTGGTTGTGATCGGTTCAGTGGAGAAGCGGTAAAATGGTAACATACAGATAATGAAATAGAAAAACATACACATTTTTGGAAATCGGATAAGCGATTGGGCTTTAATGGATAACAGACAGAGagtcagatagacagacacacttttacatttaaaatattcagtatGAATCAAATTATTCAATGTAACTTTTAAAGCTAGCATAATAAATCCAGCTTTAAATTTTCAGATTTCTAAGCGCTCGGAGCTAACAGTTAAGAAAATCTCGAAAGCGCAGTTATAATGGAAAGGGGATTTTCCTTGTGGATTGAGTTCCTGTAAGAAGCTTACCCTGGGCGATGGTCGCGGACAAGTAACCTGTGAGCCGATTGGGGAAAAGTTACcatattttcaaattttaagcAGGCTACTCACACAGGAGAGAGAAATCTTTCTTAGGTCGTCGCTGATGCTGCCCTGCCACATGGATTATgtgacggacggatggacagcgaagGCGAAGGAATAGAGTCCCACCGACAGACACCCtttggttacggaaccctaaaaacgttcaAGATAAGGATAGATAAGGACAATATTCAAATAGAGGAATCCGCTAAAGGATCTTTAGCACATTTTATCGCGCGTTGACGATGCACTTAAGCGATCGCCAACATAAATTTTTCGATCAAGAATATGACGTTTCCACAACAAAGGGTTTGCGACCGCCTCGTGAAGCCGGCCATAAAGATAAAATTACTTTTAAGCTCAACGCACATTAAATCACATGCCGCAAGCGCCGCCGCAAGGTCACAAACCTCCTAGCTTTCTCCTACTGATTGCTTTCCTTCGCTGATTCTACAACAGAAAAGGTGTTTATCGGTTTTTTATCGGATATACTTTGAAGAGAGTGCTCAGGAACTTCACAAccttgttcctccttcaccatTCTGCCACAGAAcagcaaatcaaatcaaatcaaatggtttattcaagataggtaataaattagacTTTTTGAAAGTCCGTTGTTGCATTTGAGATGATAATattgtggtgataatttttacgcgaacttaaaaacaaaagctacgagggctccaaacgcgccccggtctgagaagagcccacaacaaacaagCACGAAACCGTGAACCTTGGCACCCTTATGTAGTCTACATCCAATCTacttctaataaataaaatacgaaaGGTTTTTGCTACAAACCGCTGAGTTGCGGAATGCCCTTctggcgtccgtgtttcctgccaagtaTAACTTAAATATCTTCAAATCAAAGCAAAAGTGAATAGGTATTGTCTGAGCAAACGCGCTCCAacatagacctcatcattgctttttattaacaTGATTGTCGCCACACGACATAAAAACAAAGATGTCTATTGGCCATCTCCACAATTTGCCTTCACTTTCCTTTGCTGCTCGGTTTGTACCTGGATTTCTCCTCGGGTggcttgtacctacttagttcttACTTCGGTGTATGGCTATTTTTAGCGAGCAAATGAGAAGgcttaccgctgcccatgaatatttcagcaccagaggaaccgtcaatgcgttgctgacttttcaggaatttgttggtacgCCTCTTGTCGGCGTGGCGTCGCTTTAGTCGGATGCGGCTTATGCTATAGTATACGATCAGCTTTAAGCCTACAGTCATTTACCATAAAAATAATCGCGTTCACATCTTTACAGCTTCAGgcgtgattttcaaaaataacatttatttcatCTACACAATAAGTACGATTTTCTTTTGAAATTACAATATTGTTTGCTACAAATTGATGTTTAGGAGTTTAGGGTGTTTCTTTGATGCAATTTGTTTAATAGATATTAAAATCTAATTTCTTTCTGCAAATTATTGGgtttttatgtctttttttatTCGCCGCGAAATTATAATCTTGTCTACAAGTATTTGTTTATGTGGCTCTAGATACCTTTTTATAGTACGcggaagaaaataatgtacatggacctttagaagggatagtggatttgtagagcagaGAGTagagaccggcaaaacgtcataaaggtatgagtgacagagacaacgctctacaaagccgaaatgtcattctaaaggctgatgtacataaTTTTCGGCCGTGTACCTATTGTATTTAGAGTTCCGTGGTCaacaaggaatccttatagattTGCCATGACCGGGCGTCTATCCGTCTATCCGTCCGCAACTTAGCCGAGAGAACCTGTCCGTTGAGCGTGTAACCGTTGAGGCCTTGGACGGCCATGGCGCCTCGTCGTACTCACGCATGTTGACGAAGGCGAACCCTTTGTTCTTCTTGGTCTCCGGGTCCTTGATGACCTTGATTGAGTCGATGCAATGGCACCGTACGGGCCGACCAACTGCCAGAGCGCCAGCTCAGCTCGTCCATGTCCTCAAGGGcattgctgtgatagcctagtggttagtacgtccgccttctaatcggaggtcggggttcgatcccgggcacgcacctctaacttttcggagttatgtgcgttttaattaattaaatatcacttgctttaacggtgaaggaaaacatcgtgaggaaacctgcatgcatgagagatctccataatgttctcaaaagtgtgtgaagtctaccaatccgcaaatggccagcgtggtagactatgaccaaaaactCTTCtcgtctgagaggagacccgtgctctgtagtgagccggcgatgggttgatcatgatagtaggtacgtgacaggttgaaatggcaatcggggagggaacgccccgcacacccgcacatcccccgcgctaatccggtgcgggtgagcgcgggtgacgtgcgggtgtgcaaggcCTCAATGccacctccccgattgccatctcaggcTGTCGCCGTCTGTAATATTACAGCTGTTTTCTTGAGAAAGCGCCTTTGAAAATAATGTAGCACAAAGTTCTTTCATATAGTTTGCCATTTTCAGTTCAATATAGTTTATGCGGCGAGATGTCTTCTGACTCTGAGTTCTGACTTCTCGTCAGAACTTGTTCTCGTGGTCAAGCATTTGTCtataatgaactagctgatgcccgcgacttcgtacgcgtggaattatgttcttaaaaatcctgtgggaactcttaaattttccgggataaaaagtagcctttgtccttccccgggttgcaagctacctctgtaccaaatttcgtcaaaatcggttgaacggttgagccgtgaaaagctagcagacagacagacagatacactttcgcatttataatattaagtgtggATGTGGATAtggataaacaaaaaaaaattgtctgtgGAGATTGACTACCGCGCCGTGCCCGACAATTGGTTGGGAGGGCTGATCTGACGGGAAGGGATGACAATTTGTCATCATAGTTTGTGGATTTCCAAAAAACACATCCTAGTGCAATCTTAataaatggaaaagctgactgactgtttgactgactgactgatctattagcgcacagctcaaactactggatggatcaggctaaaattagcttgatccgctaaggatttttaaaaattcacccCCCTAAGGGGAAAAATATTTGTTACccacgcgggcaaagtcgcaagcataagctacttaGTGTAGGTATAAGAACTATTGATGAAAACGGGTGTTCAAATAAAAGCCTCCTTAATAATAACAAGTCGACgaggaaataaaaataaaaaggttgCGATATCTGCGCAATCCATGCCCAAGCGAACGGAAAAACAATTCCGATTGCCGATTGCCGACAAAACAAGGGGATCGATAAACGCAAGACGAATGTCGCCACGCGCTCCTTCGGGGTAATATTTGCCGTTTTCGCGCCACCGGGTGTAAGGGCTGAAACAAACAGGACACGTGACGAAACGTCATAGAGATGGACCGTGAAATGGTggatagcatgtgaaaaattacGTGTAAAGcctttatcatattatattacacgTCTTGCTATTTTACTGAAAGTAGCCTGTGACTATTCGCGATCTGAAATCTCACAAATTTGCAAAACAGTGTATTACATTCAATCCCactttattgtttaatttatatttaaaaagggCGCACGCATAGTCTGCATCCACCTGAGCTAAAGAGCGCGCGAGTGAGAATGCTCGCGTCCCTGCGTGTTAGAAAGGGACAGGAAGTAATTAATAAGTCGGCAAGGAAATAGAAATAAACGAATGTCGCCACGCGCTCCTTCGGGGAAATATTTGCCGTTTTCCCGCCACCGGGCGTAAGGGCTGAAACAAACAGGACGCGTGACGAATATATCATTGACCATTTTCACAGAtatcatgcaaaaaaccacTTCAAACTTGCTAGcgcgggcagcggcacgtgcgcggacggacttgaaaaaggaccccgtatgggttcgaaactagtcgggctaacgtcgactacacacgtgagtaaagccgggacagatagtatttaccTTAATGTTCATGATGCAAAATCtcacaaagtttcaaaattattaaattattcctCTTTAATGTACAAATTTCACACATCATCTTGTTCATCGATCCGAGCTAAAGAGCGCGCGAGCAAGAACACTTGCATCCCAGTTTGTTGGAAAGTTCGAAATAAATTCAAGACAGTCAGGGAAACTTACAGAGAATGAAGTTCGTAATCTCCGTTTGGCATCTTTACACACAAGTTATCTGACGTTCGTTCAGTTTACCGTGACCTCCTGTCGTACAGTTGTCGTCACGCGAATTGCTTGTTTCAGCCCTTAACCCAAACATGATATTATTTGCTGCGACTGCGAGCTACCAATAAAGCTCTGCCATCTGAAACTGTCAATTATTGGACGTGGTATACATTACAAGCTTTTGGCTCACCTAACTTTtcatataatctatatatataaaattcaaagtcctgactgactgactgactgactgactgactgactgactgactgacatagatatcaacgcacagcctaaaccgctggtcctaaagacatgaaatttggagggtctattctttgtacagagtaggtatccactaagaaagagtttttttgaaattccacccctaagtgggttaaatgggggatggaagtttgtatgaaagtcggtcatttttcaagttatttgcatgaaaattggtatttgggttttcgggtacaaatgaagaaatacgtgttttaggatttttggaaaattcgctcataagggtggtaaaataggggatgaaagattgtatgggaaagttttaattattgatattattaacatgaaatttggaagtaggtgtcagctaagaaacgactatgagaaaatcccccctcCCTAAAGGGATGAATTGGGGGTtagaaggttatatgtgttattcggtgctgttcagagtgcatGTCCTGATGTTGTAAtgtttgtttcctgtaggccacgcgggcgaagccgcgagcagaagctagtcttctataatattttaaaaaaaaatgaatcactaaatgtgttgctcattgcaaacctcgagaaccgctgaaccgatttcgctaatttttttaaataatattccttgaagtacgaggatggttcttacggagagaaaaatttaattcaaccttctcctcaattttcaaaactccacccgagtgaagccggggcggttcagctaagaaatgatttttgaaaattcaacccttaagggggtgaaatcggggtttgaaatttatgtagtccacgtggatgaagtagcgagcataagctagtgttcaaATAAGAGCCAAACTATAGAATACAGTACGTggcggaaagtaatgtacatcggcctttagaatgacatttcggctttgtagagcgttgtctctgtcactcatacctatatgacgttttgtcggtctcaacgacaaagacaatgctctacaaatctgctctctctttctaaatgtcgatgtacattactttctgccgcgtactgtacgtttgTTGGGAAGAAACTACGAAGAAACCCCTCTTACACAcctttcacacggcagtccagttttGCAGGACCGGCTTTTTACTGTATCCTGTAAAACTGGACGCTGTGTTCACATGACAGTTCAGTTTTGCACGATCCTGTAAAAAGCTGGTCCCGCaaaactggactgccgtgtgaaCACGGGTGCGGAGCGGGGGCTGCCGTACCACTCCACTATCCATTAAAACAGTGTCCAGCAAAAAAACCACACGCAGGAAGCCGTGTGAAGACTGCTATTGAAATATATGTGTGATTAAACGGGATCCCGCTTTTTACTGGATCCAGTTTCTAGTGACAAAACCGAATGGATCAATTTAACCGGATcggttttttgcaggatcccgcaTGCGGCATGCTcgtgtgaacgctagcatataaacacattcgccatcaaaccgCTTTTTACTGGATCCAGTTTCTAGTGACAAAACCGAATGGCTCAATTTAACCGGATcggttttttgcaggatcccgcatgcgggatgctcgtgtgaaccctagcatataaacacattcgccatcaaacgggatcctgcaaacaactggactgccgtgtgaaaggggcgtTAGACTAGCGCAATGAAAAATTTAGGAGCCACGCTTGTCGCCTGTCTCTTAAAACTCTGCTAACGTATTGAGCAAATCAAACACCAACTGGAGACAAATATGGCGAACACCGACTACGTCACAAACGGTACAATATATTCCGTACCTACTGGTATATTGGGAGGTAGTCAATAAATAATACCACtttgtctatactctatacctACTGTGTGATGTAGCGATGGATATGAttggttattttaaattattttcatttggtgaaatttcACAGCGAGTTCACATGCGATTTTTCACGTTAAGTTCAataccgttaaaacaagtgatatttaattacttaaaacgcacatataactccgaaaagttagaggtccgtgcccgggatcgaacccccgacctccgattagaaggcggacatcctaaccactaggctatcacagattatggaaagaatattagccatattaaatgactaatattcccctttcctctccaattaagcgtcaggcttgtgctaggagtaggtacgacaatagtgcaacgggcagggtttgaaccgtcgacctttcagttttcagtccactcctataccggttgagctattgaggctcaaattataaatatgattggttattttaaattattttcatttggtgaaatttcACACCGAGTTCAC
This genomic stretch from Maniola hyperantus chromosome 2, iAphHyp1.2, whole genome shotgun sequence harbors:
- the LOC117988994 gene encoding microtubule-associated tumor suppressor 1 homolog A-like; this translates as MDENEEKILDSEYKRYLEIMRPHLGQLLDQDVIEICNAWIQRLSNCKQKEKAFRNKYIFSMCYQLARGILEEPFLQSPTSEELTPLQEGTNTDDSVNESSEVEYLALDLNSTKTKVLFNKSNKAATEISQSSELYETDQSKDCHCEQKSPDDWRSNLQPEGREETVMCYNGPVILPNIPNIDIYNDTYYNDNQYEYRANKLIMKLREIKMQNLMLHNELITLRENSRLRQEYNEKSQDSIIKVDNSTSVNIRSQDSTTNLNCLKSKLQEVQDSRNSLIEAISNLQEKLDNFNEMKKHEIDDLLAQHRLEIIQVKASVREETKASYEKKVEELKQCHKRFVEDIQSKHVKEIENLTATAETAVAEKDKTIKFMETEINNLRNYAEELKSNQFLMFSKFLDSSNNNFSPKSKTHKAEELEKRLNKMAKAKIKFAKAYELKLSNLQKEKHLTECSLQLQLMKQRAQVLNETADEHQTELAIALDKLEGKYKDIVANVQATAVQRRIQDQMALESIIQTVCGVRNEGLHCNITQATFGGQLSTKTVRNQARANQSCDNELPTIIRDNKVGSVIVGNKAYADDSVLNGYCLDRDKFSELFERVCVPQRDTGESSPKK